One stretch of Arachis hypogaea cultivar Tifrunner chromosome 20, arahy.Tifrunner.gnm2.J5K5, whole genome shotgun sequence DNA includes these proteins:
- the LOC112785912 gene encoding uncharacterized protein: MGRNSDFITLMYTNWKAVPKQIKKRIWKYINSKFILPKSSKLWVMTGVQGAWKHYKTRIKKKHFEPYSGNIEDMLVNRPLEIPEIQFRKLIAYWSIPTVKAMCVINSENRKKQQWRHKMGPINFARVRVDLREKKENKEEPNQAEMFVATRNGLKGKTLDVETQAVIDKLDDLQEAGETPTNAFQKVFGKENPGRVRCYGRTVTKTSLKKNKEIDEIKKQSEEKVTALKTELDDHKQRLQGLEDIVKLMLQQTSLGMNVDEALSLLRSKQSSANSAQDPNLVPRHSPPSTHIPNHE; the protein is encoded by the exons ATGGGAAGGAATAGTGATTTTATTACCTTGATGTACACTAATTGGAAAGCTGTGCCTAAGCAAATCAAAAAGCGCATTTGGAAGTATATTAAT TCAAAGTTCATTCTTCCAAAATCTTCAAAGTTATGGGTGATGACTGGTGTTCAAGGAGCATGGAAGCATtacaaaacaagaataaaaaagaagcatTTTGAACCATATTCTGGAAATATTGAGGATATGTTGGTGAATCGTCCTTTGGAAATTCCAGAAATACAATTTCGGAAGCTAATTGCATATTGGAGTATTCCAACTGTCAAA GCCATGTGTGTTATAAATTCTGAAAATCGCAAGAAGCAACAATGGAGGCATAAAATGGGTCCAATCAATTTTGCAAGAGTGCGTGTTGATTTG CGTGAGAAAAAAGAGAACAAAGAGGAACCAAATCAAGCTGAAATGTTTGTTGCAACTCGGAATGGACTAAAAGGGAAAACACTTGATGTAGAAACACAAGCTGTTATT GATAAACTTGATGATCTCCAAGAAGCTGGAGAAACTCCTACTAATgcatttcaaaaagtttttggtAAAGAGAATCCAGGAAGAGTTCGATGTTATGGAAGAACTGTTACAAAAACTTCtcttaagaaaaataaagaaatagatgAAATCAAAAAACAAAGTGAAGAGAAGGTGACAGCTTTAAAAACTGAATTAGACGACCATAAGCAACGACTGCAAGGATTGGAAGATATTGTGAAACTTATGTTGCAACAAACTTCTCTTGGTATGAATGTTGATGAAGCGCTTTCTCTCTTGCGATCTAAGCAATCGTCTGCAAATAGTGCACAAGATCCAAATTTAGTTCCTCGGCATTCTCCTCCATCGACTCATATACCAAATCATGAATAG